The sequence below is a genomic window from bacterium.
ATTCTTAGGAATAGTGATCATTTGCCGTGGATTTATTACCTCAGTATGGTCTTCCAGATCTACAAAAAGACTTCCTTCAATTACATAGAAACACTCATCACTATTTTTGTGAATATGCCAATGGAAATCTCGCTGTAAAACGCTTAATCTCACCACATGATCGTTTACTTCACTTATAATGAAGTTTTTCCAATCATCGTAAATATTTTCAGTTAACTCTGTTACATCCATTTTTGCAAGATGTCCGATATTCGAATTCATAGGCACACCTCCCTTCTCTAAATTGAACGCTCTCGGATAAAATTGAGCGTTGATTTTATTAGCCTTTCCATCTATCTATTTTTTCTCCCTCCCACTATTTTTGTGCGAAATTCTCTTTTTATCCTCCAAAATTTAATTAACTCCCAGTGTTTACCGATATAATTATAAGTAAGTATATATATATATTTAATTACTTACAA
It includes:
- a CDS encoding cupin domain-containing protein → MNSNIGHLAKMDVTELTENIYDDWKNFIISEVNDHVVRLSVLQRDFHWHIHKNSDECFYVIEGSLFVDLEDHTEVINPRQMITIPKNIRHRTRSNVRTLILCFESKDSDVTGN